One Tolypothrix bouteillei VB521301 DNA window includes the following coding sequences:
- the rplQ gene encoding 50S ribosomal protein L17 has protein sequence MRHRCRVKQLSKPADQRRALLRSLTTELIRHGRITTTLIRAKVLRSEVDKMITLAKDGSLAARRQALGYIYDKELVRALFEQAPTRYANRQGGYTRVLHTVPRRGDNAQMAIIELV, from the coding sequence ATGCGCCACCGTTGTCGAGTAAAACAACTTAGCAAACCAGCCGACCAGCGTCGCGCTTTGTTGCGATCGCTCACTACCGAACTGATCCGTCACGGACGAATCACTACTACCTTAATCCGAGCTAAGGTATTGCGTTCCGAGGTGGACAAAATGATTACCCTAGCTAAAGATGGTTCCCTAGCAGCACGCCGCCAAGCCCTTGGTTATATATATGACAAAGAATTGGTTCGCGCTCTGTTTGAACAAGCCCCCACTCGGTATGCAAATCGTCAAGGTGGTTACACAAGAGTTTTACACACCGTTCCTCGTCGGGGTGATAATGCTCAAATGGCAATCATTGAATTGGTTTAA
- the truA gene encoding tRNA pseudouridine(38-40) synthase TruA, with protein MPNSHQLKTRTYRVALVIQYLGTHFHGWQRQPQQRTVQEEIEKAIATVLGSPVTLHGAGRTDAGVHAAAQVAHFNVTSPIPACKWAVILNSYLPKDILIRASAEVNDGWHARFSAIYRRYRYTLYTEGLPNLFASAVSWHYYIEPLDESLMQAALKPLIGHHHLAAFHRANSARKHSWVDIQAAECYRNGPFLHVEIQANGFLYGMVRLLVGMLVQVGSGQRTPENFTDLWKYERREEVKHAAPSQGLCLLRVGYPHFPFPPEIWFDTQPKFVFS; from the coding sequence ATGCCAAACAGCCACCAGCTTAAAACAAGAACTTATCGAGTCGCCCTGGTCATTCAATACCTGGGTACTCATTTTCATGGGTGGCAAAGGCAACCACAACAAAGAACCGTTCAAGAAGAGATAGAAAAAGCGATCGCGACTGTACTGGGTTCTCCGGTAACACTTCATGGCGCTGGGCGAACTGATGCTGGAGTTCATGCTGCGGCTCAAGTCGCCCACTTCAATGTCACCAGTCCAATTCCAGCTTGTAAGTGGGCAGTTATCCTCAACAGTTATTTGCCCAAAGATATATTGATTCGGGCTTCAGCAGAGGTTAATGATGGTTGGCACGCTCGCTTTAGTGCCATCTACCGAAGATATCGTTATACGTTATATACTGAAGGATTGCCGAACTTGTTTGCCAGCGCTGTAAGTTGGCATTATTATATTGAGCCCTTGGATGAATCATTGATGCAAGCGGCATTAAAACCGCTCATTGGGCATCATCACCTAGCTGCTTTTCATCGAGCAAATTCAGCACGAAAGCACTCCTGGGTAGATATACAAGCTGCGGAGTGCTATCGCAATGGACCGTTTCTGCACGTAGAAATTCAAGCAAATGGATTTTTATATGGCATGGTGCGGCTGTTAGTAGGGATGCTAGTACAAGTAGGTTCAGGACAGCGAACACCAGAAAACTTTACTGACCTATGGAAATACGAACGGCGTGAAGAAGTGAAACACGCTGCGCCTTCCCAAGGTTTATGTTTGTTGCGAGTGGGCTATCCACATTTTCCCTTTCCTCCAGAAATTTGGTTTGATACTCAACCAAAATTTGTATTTAGTTAG
- the rplM gene encoding 50S ribosomal protein L13: MTNKTFLPPQKTLQHNWYVVDAADQRLGRLATEVAMILRGKNKPEYTPHMDTGDFVIVINAEKIAVTGKKRTQKVYKRHSGRPGGMKTESFDKLQQRLPERIVEHAIKGMLPKNSLGRQLFTKLKVYAGPTHPHAAQQPKELKIQTIPGE; encoded by the coding sequence ATGACTAACAAAACTTTCCTTCCTCCCCAGAAAACACTTCAGCACAATTGGTATGTAGTAGATGCGGCTGACCAACGCCTTGGTCGCCTTGCTACCGAAGTTGCCATGATTCTTAGAGGAAAAAATAAACCCGAATATACTCCTCATATGGATACAGGTGACTTTGTCATTGTTATCAATGCTGAGAAAATAGCCGTCACAGGTAAAAAACGCACTCAAAAAGTTTACAAACGTCACTCCGGACGTCCGGGTGGTATGAAGACAGAAAGCTTTGATAAGCTGCAACAGCGTTTGCCAGAACGGATTGTAGAGCATGCTATTAAAGGTATGTTACCTAAGAATAGTTTGGGTCGCCAGCTGTTTACCAAGCTAAAAGTGTATGCTGGACCCACTCATCCCCATGCAGCACAGCAACCCAA